From one Cyanobacterium stanieri PCC 7202 genomic stretch:
- a CDS encoding tryptophan synthase, beta chain (PFAM: Pyridoxal-phosphate dependent enzyme~TIGRFAM: tryptophan synthase, beta subunit~COGs: COG0133 Tryptophan synthase beta chain~InterPro IPR001926:IPR006653:IPR006654~KEGG: cyt:cce_3134 tryptophan synthase subunit beta~PFAM: Pyridoxal-5'-phosphate-dependent protein beta subunit~SPTR: Tryptophan synthase beta subunit;~TIGRFAM: tryptophan synthase, beta subunit), translated as MTTTPIKTSNNSIQVPDNFGRFGKYGGKYVPETLMPALSELETAYNQYKNDPEFNQELDQLLKDYVGRSSPLYFAERLSQHYAKADGTGPQIYLKREDLNHTGAHKINNALGQVLLAKRMGKQRIIAETGAGQHGVATATVCARFGLECVIYMGVEDMERQKLNVFRMRLLGATVKPVSAGTGTLKDATSEAIRDWVTNVENTHYILGSVAGPHPYPMMVRDFHAVIGTETREQCMEKWGGLPDILLACVGGGSNAMGLFYEFVKDSSVRLIGIEAAGSGVNSGKHAATLTAGQPGVLHGAMSYLLQDQDGQVTEAHSISAGLDYPGVGPEHSYLKDEGRAEYYSVTDQEALDAFQLLCKLEGIIPALETAHAFAYLDKLCPTLEGSPKIVINSSGRGDKDVQTVARHIDGIDL; from the coding sequence GTGACCACGACACCCATTAAAACTAGCAATAATTCTATTCAAGTACCCGATAACTTTGGACGCTTTGGAAAATATGGCGGGAAATACGTACCCGAAACTCTCATGCCCGCCCTTAGCGAACTAGAAACCGCCTACAACCAATATAAAAATGATCCCGAATTTAACCAAGAATTAGACCAACTATTAAAAGACTACGTCGGAAGATCAAGCCCTCTCTATTTTGCCGAAAGACTTAGCCAACATTATGCCAAAGCCGATGGCACAGGCCCTCAAATCTACCTCAAAAGAGAAGATCTGAACCATACAGGCGCCCACAAAATCAATAACGCCCTCGGGCAAGTGTTACTCGCCAAACGCATGGGCAAACAAAGAATTATCGCCGAAACAGGGGCAGGACAACATGGAGTAGCCACCGCCACTGTGTGCGCTCGTTTTGGTTTAGAATGCGTCATTTACATGGGCGTAGAAGACATGGAACGCCAAAAATTAAATGTATTCAGAATGCGTCTTTTGGGGGCTACGGTAAAACCTGTCTCCGCAGGTACAGGTACTCTCAAAGATGCCACCTCCGAAGCCATCCGAGACTGGGTAACAAATGTGGAAAACACCCATTATATCCTCGGTTCTGTGGCGGGGCCTCATCCCTACCCTATGATGGTAAGGGATTTCCATGCGGTCATCGGTACAGAAACCCGTGAGCAGTGCATGGAAAAATGGGGCGGTTTACCTGACATTCTCCTCGCCTGTGTGGGCGGTGGTTCTAATGCCATGGGTTTATTTTATGAGTTTGTCAAAGATAGCTCTGTGCGTCTTATTGGTATTGAAGCCGCAGGAAGCGGTGTAAATTCTGGCAAACACGCTGCCACCCTCACTGCAGGGCAACCGGGGGTGTTACACGGCGCCATGAGTTATTTATTGCAAGATCAAGACGGACAAGTTACCGAAGCCCATTCTATCAGTGCAGGGTTGGATTATCCGGGGGTAGGGCCTGAGCATAGTTATTTGAAAGATGAAGGTAGAGCAGAGTATTACAGTGTTACTGACCAGGAGGCGCTCGATGCCTTTCAACTCCTTTGCAAGTTGGAGGGGATTATTCCCGCCCTCGAAACTGCTCACGCTTTCGCTTACCTTGATAAGTTGTGTCCTACCCTAGAAGGTAGTCCCAAAATTGTGATTAATTCCTCTGGGCGGGGTGATAAGGATGTGCAAACTGTCGCCCGACATATTGATGGTATTGATTTATAG
- a CDS encoding hydroxyacylglutathione hydrolase (PFAM: Metallo-beta-lactamase superfamily~COGs: COG0491 Zn-dependent hydrolase including glyoxylase~KEGG: cyh:Cyan8802_1589 hydroxyacylglutathione hydrolase~SPTR: Hydroxyacylglutathione hydrolase) encodes MLFRQLFDQDTWTYTYLIADPDTKEAALVDPVIEQVERDLKLVQELGLTLKYCMETHVHADHITGTGKMRELTGCKGLVPEKAQVNCADRHLVDNEVVMVGNVEIRAIASPGHTDCHFAYLVDNTHLLTGDALFIRGCGRTDFQSGDAGMLYDTITKRFFTLADDVLVYPGHDYRGHLVSTIAEEKAHNPRISGKKRDEFIKLMNNLDLPNPQKIMEAVPANQMCGKV; translated from the coding sequence ATGTTATTTCGTCAATTATTTGATCAAGATACATGGACTTATACCTATCTCATCGCTGATCCTGATACGAAGGAGGCGGCTTTGGTAGATCCTGTGATTGAACAGGTGGAACGAGATTTAAAATTGGTGCAAGAGTTGGGTTTAACCCTCAAATACTGCATGGAAACCCATGTTCATGCGGATCATATTACGGGTACGGGCAAAATGCGAGAGTTGACTGGTTGTAAGGGATTAGTGCCTGAAAAAGCTCAGGTAAATTGTGCCGATCGCCACTTAGTCGATAATGAAGTGGTAATGGTGGGCAATGTAGAAATAAGGGCGATCGCCTCTCCAGGGCATACAGACTGCCATTTTGCCTATCTAGTGGATAATACCCATTTATTGACGGGGGATGCTCTTTTCATCCGTGGTTGTGGACGTACGGACTTCCAAAGCGGTGATGCCGGAATGCTCTACGACACCATTACAAAACGTTTTTTCACCCTTGCCGACGATGTTTTAGTATATCCGGGCCATGACTACCGAGGACATCTGGTATCTACCATCGCCGAAGAAAAAGCCCATAATCCTCGCATTAGTGGCAAAAAAAGAGATGAGTTTATCAAACTAATGAATAACCTTGATTTACCCAACCCTCAAAAAATCATGGAAGCAGTACCTGCCAATCAAATGTGCGGAAAGGTTTAA
- a CDS encoding Rhodanese domain protein (PFAM: Rhodanese-like domain~COGs: COG0607 Rhodanese-related sulfurtransferase~InterPro IPR001763~KEGG: ava:Ava_1792 rhodanese-like protein~PFAM: Rhodanese domain protein~SMART: Rhodanese domain protein~SPTR: Rhodanese-like), with translation MIIANIIQSQYQLISPQELEQRMKNNSVVLIDVREKDEYDQGHIPGALLKPLSEFSTKELASYPNIVLYCRSGKRSHTAAEKLIEAGMTMITELKGGITAWQEAHLPMVA, from the coding sequence ATGATTATTGCTAATATTATTCAAAGCCAATACCAACTCATCTCCCCCCAAGAGTTGGAGCAAAGAATGAAAAATAATTCGGTGGTTTTAATTGATGTGCGCGAAAAGGATGAATATGATCAAGGACATATCCCTGGGGCATTGCTAAAACCCCTCTCCGAATTTTCCACCAAAGAACTAGCATCGTATCCTAATATCGTCCTCTATTGCCGTTCTGGGAAGCGTTCTCACACCGCCGCTGAAAAATTGATCGAAGCAGGTATGACCATGATTACAGAGCTAAAAGGGGGCATTACCGCATGGCAAGAAGCCCATCTTCCCATGGTGGCTTGA
- a CDS encoding protein of unknown function DUF81 (PFAM: Sulfite exporter TauE/SafE~COGs: COG0730 permease~InterPro IPR002781~KEGG: cyt:cce_3471 hypothetical protein~PFAM: protein of unknown function DUF81~SPTR: Putative uncharacterized protein), producing MRLTFGLILAIIIGLSLGLIGGGGSILAVPILRYVMGVEPRSAIAMSLFIVGVVSLIGIIPHWRQGNVNLPVAISFIPPAMVGAFIGAKITELPFITDTIQLVAFGIVMLLASILMIKKSSGKKKQETTPSVKVLKNKTQKILLTIIEGLVVGILTGFVGVGGGFLIIPALVLVGGIPMKEAVGTSLLIIATKSASAFVGYLTLVNIDWFLTIGFTLAASVGIVFGSFLSKKIDAKYLQKGFGYFVLVIAIFVLIAR from the coding sequence ATGCGTTTAACTTTTGGATTAATACTCGCCATCATCATCGGACTGAGTTTAGGCTTAATCGGTGGTGGTGGCTCTATTTTGGCGGTGCCGATTCTCCGCTATGTCATGGGGGTTGAACCTCGAAGTGCGATCGCCATGAGCCTTTTTATCGTGGGCGTGGTGAGTCTTATCGGTATCATTCCCCATTGGCGACAAGGTAACGTTAATTTACCCGTAGCCATTAGTTTTATTCCTCCTGCTATGGTAGGGGCTTTTATCGGCGCAAAAATAACCGAATTACCCTTCATTACCGATACTATTCAACTGGTAGCCTTTGGAATTGTCATGCTTTTGGCTAGTATTTTGATGATCAAAAAAAGCAGTGGCAAAAAAAAACAAGAAACCACACCATCAGTTAAAGTTCTTAAAAATAAAACCCAAAAAATTCTTTTAACCATCATAGAAGGTTTGGTGGTGGGTATTCTGACAGGATTTGTGGGAGTTGGGGGAGGGTTTTTAATTATTCCAGCCCTTGTGTTAGTTGGTGGTATTCCCATGAAAGAAGCCGTCGGCACATCTTTACTCATTATCGCTACTAAATCTGCCAGTGCTTTTGTGGGTTATTTAACCTTAGTAAATATTGATTGGTTTTTAACTATTGGATTTACTTTGGCGGCTAGTGTAGGAATTGTTTTTGGTTCTTTTTTAAGTAAAAAAATTGATGCTAAATATTTACAAAAAGGTTTCGGTTATTTTGTTTTAGTGATAGCCATTTTTGTCTTAATTGCTAGGTAA
- a CDS encoding hypothetical protein (KEGG: ana:alr3583 hypothetical protein~SPTR: Alr3583 protein), with product MNQTDFPEANHPLIYPLLQIDDFTLLELLQTHPDKGKYLVSLFCRYGGRIDDLLSGFYEPEYITPISFKVWRDLSYFFFNLDLDIVNEKDNKYWENLIVEYAIDCLPKEDIEELNLPDISINLRHFPLHFYLEQSIQLLPPKERLIIVTKDKFGWQEEQIINYLKTEGINFLKEDIEDLYQYSHRQLLKLIPLDIRLIYLDKRNSIITAV from the coding sequence ATGAATCAGACTGATTTTCCCGAAGCCAATCACCCTTTAATATATCCTCTCTTGCAAATAGATGATTTCACTCTCTTAGAATTATTACAAACCCATCCAGATAAGGGAAAATATCTAGTTTCTTTATTTTGTCGTTATGGTGGCAGAATAGATGATTTACTTTCGGGATTTTATGAACCAGAATATATAACTCCCATTTCTTTTAAAGTCTGGCGAGATTTAAGTTACTTTTTCTTTAATTTAGATTTAGATATTGTTAATGAAAAAGATAATAAGTATTGGGAAAATTTAATTGTTGAATATGCTATTGATTGTTTACCAAAAGAAGATATAGAAGAGTTAAATTTGCCAGATATTTCTATTAATTTAAGACATTTCCCTTTACATTTTTATCTTGAGCAATCTATTCAATTATTACCTCCAAAGGAACGATTAATTATTGTGACTAAAGATAAATTTGGATGGCAAGAAGAGCAAATTATTAACTACTTAAAAACCGAAGGAATCAATTTTTTAAAAGAAGACATAGAAGATTTATATCAATATAGCCATAGGCAGCTTTTAAAGTTAATACCCCTTGATATTCGTCTTATCTATCTTGATAAAAGAAATAGTATTATTACCGCTGTCTAA
- a CDS encoding hypothetical protein (KEGG: syp:SYNPCC7002_A0300 hypothetical protein~SPTR: Putative uncharacterized protein): MVNILGAFLPGITDGLFSTQGIMVMLLVAYGGAMWMFLTSAPKVHTIMVSDLIIAQEFYEGLLNLPVADVPLHYYYNYDQSLGSAMLDPIYTGSRGNSPVMQENTGLWYQLRKNTQLHVIGGASLGYKNSQRHVCFDHECLDDLLLRIQSRRLKYKIRSENPLNFLVKDLQNRVIEMAEAKT, encoded by the coding sequence ATGGTAAATATTTTGGGGGCATTTTTACCCGGTATCACAGATGGTTTATTCTCGACTCAGGGAATTATGGTAATGCTTTTGGTGGCTTATGGTGGGGCTATGTGGATGTTTTTAACCAGCGCCCCTAAAGTGCATACTATCATGGTATCTGATTTAATTATTGCTCAAGAGTTTTACGAGGGTTTGTTAAATTTACCTGTGGCGGATGTGCCTTTGCATTATTACTATAATTATGATCAAAGTTTGGGGTCTGCCATGCTAGATCCTATCTATACTGGTAGTAGGGGTAATTCTCCAGTTATGCAAGAAAATACTGGGTTATGGTATCAACTCAGGAAAAATACTCAGTTACATGTCATTGGTGGTGCGAGTTTGGGTTATAAAAATTCTCAGCGTCATGTTTGTTTTGATCATGAGTGTTTGGATGATTTATTATTGAGGATACAATCTCGCCGTTTGAAGTATAAGATTCGTAGTGAAAACCCCCTTAATTTTTTGGTGAAAGATTTACAAAATAGGGTGATTGAAATGGCGGAGGCGAAAACATAG
- a CDS encoding 4Fe-4S ferredoxin iron-sulfur binding domain protein (PFAM: 4Fe-4S binding domain; Iron-Sulfur binding protein C terminal~COGs: COG1142 Fe-S-cluster-containing hydrogenase components 2~InterPro IPR017896:IPR017900~KEGG: cyh:Cyan8802_1231 4Fe-4S ferredoxin iron-sulfur binding domain protein~SPTR: 4Fe-4S ferredoxin iron-sulfur binding domain protein), which translates to MLLQDSALLSLESGSWFKLICGASYQHLPSIRNLALAYTLAGVDCIDVAADRAVINSALVGIGVAKNFRQKAIALGYNPSNPLLMVSVNDGEDPHFRKAYFNPSKCPPECDRPCENICPADAIKFEHPTEGVKEKLCYGCGRCIPICPYGFIDTQSHVISIDEVLNWLTKLPINALEIHTQAGHFQHFQTLWQSVKPHLCRLQLIAISCPYTPTVTDYLRQIENHIKPLPIPLIWQTDGRPMSGDIGKGTTHLTIKYAQTMMEQGFTDYFQLAGGTNEHTALKIREMGLSDKINGIAFGSKARKILAEILHELEIISPQNQLEDYPHLLWEAVFVASKLVNSLKKNNID; encoded by the coding sequence TTGTTATTACAAGATTCGGCGTTGTTGTCTTTGGAGTCGGGTAGTTGGTTTAAGTTGATTTGTGGTGCTAGTTATCAACATTTACCTTCTATTCGTAATCTAGCTTTGGCTTATACCCTCGCAGGGGTGGATTGTATTGATGTGGCTGCGGATAGGGCGGTGATTAATTCTGCTTTGGTGGGGATTGGGGTAGCGAAAAATTTTCGACAAAAGGCGATCGCCCTTGGTTATAATCCTAGTAATCCTCTTTTAATGGTAAGTGTGAACGATGGGGAAGATCCCCATTTTCGTAAAGCCTACTTTAATCCTAGCAAATGCCCCCCTGAGTGCGATCGCCCCTGTGAGAATATTTGCCCAGCGGATGCGATTAAATTTGAACACCCCACCGAGGGAGTCAAAGAAAAACTCTGCTATGGATGTGGGCGGTGTATCCCCATTTGCCCCTATGGTTTCATCGATACCCAATCCCACGTAATTAGCATTGATGAAGTATTAAACTGGCTTACCAAATTACCCATCAACGCCCTAGAAATTCATACCCAAGCAGGACATTTTCAACATTTTCAAACATTATGGCAATCCGTAAAACCCCACCTATGCCGACTACAACTAATTGCCATCAGTTGCCCCTACACCCCCACTGTCACCGATTACTTGCGCCAGATAGAAAACCATATCAAACCGTTACCCATTCCCCTCATTTGGCAAACCGATGGGCGCCCCATGAGTGGAGACATTGGCAAAGGCACAACTCATTTAACCATTAAATATGCTCAAACCATGATGGAGCAAGGCTTTACAGACTATTTTCAACTAGCAGGGGGAACCAATGAACATACAGCCCTTAAAATAAGAGAAATGGGGCTAAGTGACAAAATTAATGGTATCGCCTTTGGTAGTAAAGCCCGAAAAATACTCGCCGAAATTCTCCACGAATTGGAAATCATTTCTCCCCAAAATCAATTGGAAGATTATCCCCATCTTCTTTGGGAAGCGGTTTTCGTGGCTTCTAAATTGGTAAATAGTCTTAAGAAAAATAACATTGATTAA
- a CDS encoding lipoate-protein ligase B (PFAM: Biotin/lipoate A/B protein ligase family~TIGRFAM: lipoate-protein ligase B~COGs: COG0321 Lipoate-protein ligase B~InterPro IPR000544:IPR004143:IPR020605~KEGG: cyt:cce_0157 lipoyltransferase~PFAM: biotin/lipoate A/B protein ligase~PRIAM: Lipoyl(octanoyl) transferase~SPTR: Octanoyltransferase;~TIGRFAM: lipoate-protein ligase B) translates to MTEKKILVENLGIIPYEQAWDYQKKLVQQRLENPDLEDILLLLEHPPVYTLGTGSTVDNLKFDLNKFSGQLFRTERGGEVTYHCLGQIVMYPIVNLRHHQQDLHWYLRQLEEVVIQLLAIYGIKAQRIEGLTGVWVGDAKISAMGIKAKRWITMHGLALNVCCNLSGFEQIIPCGIRDKSVTRLVDFVPDVPIDEVKKN, encoded by the coding sequence ATGACGGAAAAAAAAATATTAGTCGAAAATTTAGGTATCATACCCTACGAACAAGCATGGGATTATCAAAAAAAATTAGTACAACAAAGATTAGAAAATCCCGACCTAGAAGATATTTTATTATTATTAGAACATCCCCCCGTTTATACCCTTGGCACAGGTTCAACAGTTGACAACCTCAAATTTGACCTAAATAAGTTTTCTGGTCAACTATTCCGTACAGAAAGGGGTGGAGAAGTAACATATCATTGTCTGGGACAGATTGTTATGTATCCCATTGTAAATTTACGTCATCATCAGCAGGATTTACATTGGTATCTACGACAATTGGAGGAGGTGGTAATTCAACTATTGGCAATTTATGGCATAAAAGCCCAAAGAATAGAAGGTTTAACAGGAGTCTGGGTGGGTGATGCCAAAATCAGTGCCATGGGCATTAAGGCAAAGAGATGGATTACAATGCACGGTTTAGCCTTGAATGTTTGTTGTAATTTGTCGGGCTTTGAGCAAATTATTCCCTGTGGTATTCGGGATAAATCTGTCACTCGCTTAGTGGATTTTGTTCCCGATGTGCCAATAGATGAGGTCAAAAAAAATTGA
- a CDS encoding DNA gyrase subunit A (PFAM: DNA gyrase/topoisomerase IV, subunit A; DNA gyrase C-terminal domain, beta-propeller~TIGRFAM: DNA gyrase, A subunit~COGs: COG0188 Type IIA topoisomerase (DNA gyrase/topo II topoisomerase IV) A subunit~InterPro IPR002205:IPR006691:IPR005743~KEGG: cyt:cce_4401 DNA gyrase subunit A~PFAM: DNA gyrase/topoisomerase IV subunit A; DNA gyrase repeat beta-propeller~PRIAM: DNA topoisomerase (ATP-hydrolyzing)~SMART: DNA gyrase/topoisomerase IV subunit A~SPTR: DNA gyrase A subunit;~TIGRFAM: DNA gyrase, A subunit) gives MTSIQERIVPTNLTNEMSNSYLEYAMSVIVGRALPDARDGLKPVHRRILYAMYELGLTPERPFRKCARVVGEVLGKYHPHGDTAVYDALVRMAQDFSMRDPLINGHGNFGSVDNDPPAAMRYTECRLQSLATNGLLRDIEAETVDFIDNFDGSQQEPVVLPARVPQLLLNGATGIAVGMATNIPPHNLGELIDGTIAMIHNPEITDIELMQYIPGPDFPTGAQILGRQGIKEAYTTGRGSVTMRGVASIETISQRGRQDKEAIIVTELPYQTNKASLIEKIAELVNDKKIDGISDIRDESDRNGMRIVIELKRDAYARVVLNNLYKQTTIQSNFGCNMLALVGNEPQLLTLRKFLQVFLNFRVEAITRRTQYRLRKAEERDHILQGLLIALGNLDAVIRLIRGAADTASAKQELVDDLSLSEFQADAILQMQLRRLTALEAEKIEAEHQDLLTQITDLRDILERRERIDAIIEEELTEIKNIHATPRRTEIIQGDGDLVDIDLIANEQVAIILTEQGYLKKMLVSTFEAQNRATRGKAGAKIKDDDEVQHFLTGCEHDTILFFSDRGVVYALNAYQIPSSSRNARGMPIIQMLPISSEEKITSILAVSEFTDHEYLVMLTRNGFIKKTALSAFGNIRSNGLIAISLAEGDELRWVRLATADDSILIGSRRGMAIHFHADNDQLRPLSRTAKGVKSMKLRKGDQLISMDIIPSQVVATIGEADENELDNDVDEELTNDTAKDAPWALAVTTSGYGKRVPVSQFRLQRRAGLGLKAIRFRKSNEELAALHIVNPDDEFMIITARGIIIRCDVNAVSLQSRNASGVRVQKLDDDDAIAAVALVPPSSEETSEEAMENEESTMES, from the coding sequence ATGACCTCCATCCAAGAACGCATTGTACCAACCAATCTAACCAATGAAATGTCAAACTCTTACCTAGAGTACGCCATGAGCGTTATTGTAGGTCGAGCTTTGCCCGATGCAAGAGATGGTTTAAAACCAGTTCACCGTCGTATTTTATACGCTATGTATGAACTAGGACTGACCCCAGAACGACCTTTTCGTAAATGTGCAAGGGTTGTCGGGGAAGTTTTGGGTAAATACCACCCCCACGGTGACACGGCGGTATATGATGCCCTAGTGAGGATGGCACAGGATTTTTCCATGCGAGATCCCTTGATCAACGGTCATGGTAACTTTGGTAGTGTGGACAATGATCCTCCTGCGGCGATGCGTTACACAGAATGTCGTCTGCAATCATTGGCTACCAACGGACTGTTAAGGGATATTGAGGCCGAAACCGTTGACTTTATAGATAACTTTGATGGTTCACAACAAGAACCCGTGGTATTACCTGCCAGAGTACCCCAATTACTTTTAAATGGAGCCACGGGAATCGCTGTCGGTATGGCAACCAATATTCCTCCCCACAACCTCGGAGAATTGATCGATGGTACCATCGCCATGATTCATAATCCCGAAATTACCGACATTGAATTGATGCAGTATATTCCCGGTCCTGATTTTCCCACAGGGGCGCAAATTTTGGGCAGACAGGGTATCAAAGAAGCCTACACCACAGGTCGGGGTTCGGTTACTATGCGCGGAGTTGCTAGTATCGAAACCATTTCCCAGCGAGGCAGACAGGATAAAGAAGCAATTATCGTTACAGAATTACCTTATCAGACTAATAAAGCCTCTTTGATCGAAAAAATTGCCGAATTAGTCAACGATAAAAAAATTGATGGTATCTCAGATATTCGGGATGAGAGCGATCGCAACGGGATGCGCATAGTTATAGAATTAAAAAGAGATGCTTACGCTAGGGTAGTCTTAAACAATCTCTACAAACAAACCACCATCCAAAGCAATTTTGGTTGTAATATGTTGGCATTGGTAGGTAACGAACCGCAACTTTTAACCCTCAGAAAATTCCTCCAAGTATTTCTCAATTTTCGGGTAGAAGCCATTACCCGTCGCACCCAATACCGCTTACGTAAAGCCGAAGAAAGAGATCATATCTTACAAGGATTACTAATTGCCCTAGGCAACCTAGACGCAGTTATCCGCCTCATCAGAGGTGCCGCCGATACCGCTTCGGCAAAACAAGAATTAGTGGATGATTTATCTCTCTCCGAGTTCCAAGCCGATGCCATTTTGCAAATGCAACTAAGAAGACTCACCGCCTTAGAAGCAGAAAAAATCGAAGCCGAACACCAGGACTTATTAACCCAAATCACAGATTTAAGAGATATTCTCGAGCGCAGAGAAAGAATCGATGCCATCATCGAAGAAGAATTAACCGAAATTAAAAATATCCATGCTACCCCCCGCCGTACCGAAATTATCCAAGGGGATGGAGATTTAGTCGATATTGATTTAATTGCCAATGAACAGGTCGCCATTATCTTAACCGAACAAGGTTATTTAAAGAAAATGCTTGTCAGTACCTTTGAAGCTCAAAATAGAGCCACCAGAGGCAAGGCAGGGGCAAAAATCAAAGATGATGATGAAGTACAACACTTTTTAACAGGGTGTGAACATGACACCATTCTTTTCTTTAGTGATCGAGGAGTTGTATATGCCCTCAATGCTTATCAGATTCCCTCTAGTTCTCGTAATGCAAGGGGAATGCCCATCATTCAAATGTTGCCCATCTCCTCGGAGGAAAAAATCACCTCTATCCTCGCAGTGAGTGAATTTACCGATCACGAATATTTGGTGATGTTAACTCGAAATGGTTTTATCAAAAAAACTGCCCTTTCTGCCTTCGGTAATATCCGTAGTAATGGTTTAATTGCCATCTCTTTAGCTGAGGGTGACGAGTTGCGCTGGGTGCGTCTTGCCACCGCTGATGATAGTATTTTGATTGGTTCTCGTCGAGGTATGGCGATTCATTTCCACGCTGATAATGATCAATTGCGTCCTCTCAGTCGTACGGCTAAAGGGGTTAAATCCATGAAGCTACGCAAAGGAGATCAATTAATTAGTATGGACATCATTCCTTCTCAGGTGGTGGCAACCATTGGGGAAGCCGATGAAAATGAGCTTGATAATGATGTGGATGAGGAATTAACTAATGATACTGCTAAGGATGCTCCTTGGGCTTTGGCAGTGACTACTAGCGGTTATGGTAAAAGAGTTCCTGTGTCTCAGTTTAGGTTACAAAGAAGGGCTGGATTAGGATTAAAGGCAATTCGTTTCCGTAAGTCTAATGAGGAATTGGCGGCGTTGCACATTGTCAACCCTGATGATGAGTTTATGATCATCACGGCTAGGGGAATTATTATTCGTTGTGATGTCAATGCTGTTTCGCTCCAATCCCGTAATGCCAGTGGGGTAAGGGTACAGAAGTTGGATGATGATGATGCGATCGCAGCGGTGGCTCTTGTACCTCCTTCTAGTGAGGAAACCAGCGAGGAAGCCATGGAAAATGAAGAATCAACCATGGAAAGTTGA